Proteins encoded in a region of the Atopobium sp. oral taxon 416 genome:
- a CDS encoding ABC transporter substrate-binding protein — MTSVTRRSFIKASGVSALAVGMASALAACGNGGGSGDSSTISLGVLGPYSGNVAQYGLAVRNGVELYFDQNPQINGKDVHLDEMDEKGDATEAVNAYNKMVENGDVAILGDVTSTPSVAVAQASVNDNMPLVSASATVSNFIDYGKNAFRACITDPYQGKLMADFAADQGYSNIGTIFNSGGDYEKGVNDAFVEEAGNRGLTITTQQGYADGDVDFNSQLTTIIATNPDAIFCPNYYQDDGKIVTQARQQGYTGVFLGADGWSNIVGGDEEYASMEDLEGCYYDCSFVTENTDPKVQQFITDYQNKFNDSPSNFCALGYDAAMVLAHAIDTVEKDGQAQPGTPDYSQAIIDAIASGQVDGVTGSISYAGTGDPVKPTLVITFHNGAQEVFDTIEA, encoded by the coding sequence ATGACTAGCGTTACACGTCGTTCATTTATTAAAGCATCAGGCGTCTCTGCCCTCGCAGTCGGGATGGCCTCTGCACTGGCAGCCTGCGGCAATGGTGGCGGCTCGGGTGACTCGAGTACCATCAGCCTCGGCGTCTTAGGGCCGTATTCCGGCAACGTCGCGCAGTACGGCTTAGCGGTCCGCAACGGCGTCGAGCTCTACTTCGACCAGAATCCTCAGATCAACGGTAAGGATGTCCACTTAGACGAGATGGACGAGAAGGGCGACGCCACTGAGGCCGTCAACGCCTACAACAAGATGGTGGAGAATGGGGATGTCGCAATCCTCGGCGACGTCACGTCAACCCCGTCGGTGGCTGTGGCGCAAGCTTCCGTCAACGACAACATGCCGCTTGTTTCCGCGTCTGCAACGGTCTCCAACTTTATCGATTACGGCAAGAACGCCTTCCGTGCTTGCATCACTGACCCGTATCAGGGCAAGCTGATGGCGGACTTCGCGGCAGATCAGGGCTACAGCAACATCGGCACCATCTTCAACTCTGGCGGCGATTACGAGAAGGGCGTCAACGACGCTTTCGTCGAGGAGGCCGGCAACCGTGGCCTTACGATCACTACACAGCAGGGCTATGCCGACGGCGACGTCGACTTCAACAGCCAGCTGACCACGATCATCGCCACCAACCCTGACGCGATCTTCTGTCCGAACTACTACCAAGACGACGGCAAGATCGTCACCCAGGCCCGTCAGCAGGGCTACACGGGCGTTTTCCTGGGTGCTGACGGTTGGTCCAACATTGTGGGTGGCGACGAGGAGTACGCCTCCATGGAGGATCTGGAAGGCTGCTACTACGACTGCTCCTTTGTGACTGAGAATACAGATCCGAAGGTCCAGCAGTTCATCACCGATTACCAAAACAAGTTCAACGATTCACCGTCTAACTTCTGCGCCCTGGGCTACGATGCCGCAATGGTGCTCGCCCACGCAATCGACACTGTCGAGAAGGATGGTCAGGCACAGCCTGGAACCCCGGACTACAGCCAGGCGATCATCGACGCGATCGCTTCCGGCCAGGTCGACGGTGTGACCGGTTCGATCAGCTACGCGGGCACCGGTGACCCAGTGAAGCCGACTCTGGTCATCACCTTCCATAATGGCGCACAGGAAGTCTTCGACACGATCGAGGCGTAA
- a CDS encoding branched-chain amino acid ABC transporter permease: MTFLTQVVNGLQLGSIYALVALGYTMVYGIILLLNFAHGDIIMVGCYISWIVMAQLGWPPFAAVILSIAGCTLLGVLIDKVAYQPLRDAPRMSLLITAIGVSYFLENGAQLVFGADAKVVPPFIDATQINVGAAQISSVALLTIGVTLIATIGTTLLVNKTKLGKAMRAVSEDMGAARLMGINVNHTISFTFALGSGLAGIGAVLYSMAYSQATPTMGIMLGTKAFVAAVLGGIGSLPGAVLGGFLVGFAEVFVSAIGLSVWRDAIVFLLMIIVLVVRPTGILGRPVIEKV, encoded by the coding sequence ATGACGTTTCTCACGCAAGTCGTCAACGGCTTGCAGTTGGGCAGTATTTATGCCCTCGTCGCCCTGGGTTACACGATGGTGTACGGCATCATTCTACTGCTCAACTTCGCACACGGTGACATCATTATGGTCGGCTGCTACATCTCCTGGATTGTGATGGCGCAACTCGGGTGGCCACCGTTTGCGGCAGTGATTCTGTCGATCGCAGGCTGCACCCTTCTGGGTGTCCTGATCGATAAGGTAGCTTACCAGCCGTTGCGTGACGCGCCGCGTATGTCGCTGCTGATCACCGCAATCGGCGTATCCTACTTCCTCGAGAACGGCGCGCAGCTGGTCTTCGGCGCGGATGCAAAGGTCGTCCCTCCTTTTATTGATGCAACGCAGATCAATGTCGGTGCAGCGCAGATCTCCTCGGTGGCACTGCTTACGATCGGCGTGACGCTCATCGCGACGATCGGTACGACGCTTTTGGTCAACAAGACCAAGCTGGGCAAGGCTATGCGTGCGGTGTCTGAGGACATGGGCGCAGCGCGCCTCATGGGCATCAACGTGAACCACACCATTTCCTTCACCTTCGCTCTGGGCTCCGGTTTGGCCGGCATCGGCGCGGTGCTGTACTCGATGGCGTACTCACAGGCTACCCCGACTATGGGCATCATGTTGGGCACCAAGGCCTTCGTCGCCGCGGTCTTAGGCGGTATTGGATCGCTTCCGGGCGCCGTGCTCGGCGGCTTTTTGGTCGGCTTTGCAGAGGTCTTTGTCTCCGCAATCGGCCTCTCCGTGTGGCGTGACGCAATCGTGTTCTTGTTGATGATTATCGTGCTGGTCGTGCGGCCGACGGGTATCCTTGGCCGTCCGGTGATTGAGAAAGTGTAA